One window from the genome of Deinococcus sp. NW-56 encodes:
- a CDS encoding ATP-binding cassette domain-containing protein, translated as MAGPLIDLQNVTVRVGDHWPLRDVTLSLGPGEALLLEGPNGSGKTTLLRLLAGEVAPVEGERIYRLGGQERRSAVRARQTLSVVGPDAEAFSLTRDWLQTVRDVLLAGFEGGILRLWTPTPEAQGRLAEVAALTGVTEWLDRDVRTLSHGQRRRVGLARALMPQPEVLLLDEFTDGLSAGAREELGQVLREVHGSGVGVVLATHRPQEVPDLPWRRLRVMEGRVWETGSDSRTPPSPTPLPRPPGEGDLVRLRDVEVYRNGRRALGPLSWTWRAGEHWLVTGENGSGKSTLARLIAGELHPALGGRVERPYLARDRLTDRRRTVGLVSAEIGVRQRRGWTGREVIGSAWSGTEGFAPSLTPEQAARVEALAGHLGVTGLLDRPADTLSQGQLRRLLLGRAVAHRPRLLILDEGLDFVDAEARARFLALLPDLARTGTHVLVVAHREADAPPGLTHHSELGEGRIRRVGPLPPPAGPPALPDRPPAPPGR; from the coding sequence ATGGCCGGGCCGCTGATCGACCTCCAGAACGTCACCGTGCGGGTGGGCGATCATTGGCCGCTGCGGGACGTGACGCTCTCGCTGGGGCCGGGCGAGGCGCTGCTGCTGGAAGGACCGAACGGCAGCGGCAAGACCACGCTGCTGCGGCTCCTGGCGGGCGAGGTCGCTCCGGTGGAGGGCGAGCGGATTTACCGGCTGGGCGGACAGGAACGGCGTTCGGCGGTGCGGGCGCGGCAGACCCTCTCGGTGGTGGGGCCGGACGCCGAAGCCTTCTCCCTGACGCGCGACTGGCTCCAGACCGTGCGGGACGTGCTGCTGGCGGGATTCGAGGGGGGCATCCTGCGCCTGTGGACCCCGACGCCGGAAGCGCAGGGGCGGCTGGCCGAAGTCGCCGCCCTGACGGGCGTGACGGAGTGGCTGGACCGCGATGTCCGCACCCTCAGCCACGGGCAGCGGCGCCGGGTGGGGCTGGCGCGGGCGCTGATGCCCCAGCCGGAGGTGCTGCTGCTCGACGAGTTCACCGACGGGCTGAGCGCGGGGGCGCGGGAGGAACTGGGACAGGTACTGCGCGAGGTTCACGGCTCGGGCGTCGGGGTCGTCCTCGCCACCCACCGCCCCCAGGAGGTCCCGGACCTGCCCTGGCGACGGCTGCGGGTGATGGAAGGTCGGGTGTGGGAAACCGGGAGCGACAGCCGGACTCCCCCCTCCCCCACGCCCCTTCCCCGCCCCCCCGGCGAGGGCGATCTCGTGCGGCTGCGGGACGTGGAGGTCTACCGCAACGGGCGGCGGGCACTGGGGCCGCTCTCGTGGACGTGGCGGGCGGGCGAGCACTGGCTGGTGACGGGCGAGAATGGCAGTGGCAAGAGCACGCTGGCACGGCTGATTGCCGGGGAACTGCACCCCGCGCTGGGCGGCCGGGTGGAGCGGCCCTACCTCGCCCGCGACCGGCTGACCGACCGCCGCCGCACGGTCGGCCTCGTCTCCGCCGAGATAGGCGTGCGGCAGCGCCGGGGCTGGACGGGCCGCGAGGTGATCGGCAGTGCGTGGAGCGGGACCGAGGGGTTCGCGCCCAGCCTCACCCCGGAGCAGGCGGCGCGGGTGGAGGCCCTGGCGGGGCATCTCGGCGTGACCGGGCTGCTGGACCGCCCTGCCGACACGCTCTCGCAGGGGCAACTGCGGCGGCTCCTGCTCGGGCGGGCGGTGGCCCACCGTCCCCGTCTGCTGATCCTCGACGAGGGGCTGGACTTCGTGGACGCCGAAGCCCGTGCCCGGTTCCTGGCCCTGCTTCCAGACCTCGCGCGGACAGGAACGCACGTCCTGGTGGTCGCCCACCGCGAGGCCGACGCGCCGCCTGGGTTGACGCATCACTCGGAATTGGGAGAGGGACGGATCAGGCGGGTGGGGCCTCTGCCCCCTCCAGCCGGTCCGCCAGCCCTTCCAGATAGGCCCCCAGCGCCTCCGGGCCGCTGA
- a CDS encoding diguanylate cyclase domain-containing protein, which translates to MRDRLLPLPDPAFRLGEGGVGSPTRTEEARRAAYQWALPIALLAVAVGLALVWPLHPAQTALWGGLATVLAVTLVLSALPRCPVGVLDRLLLLGGWSFLLGRLGLGLFAPHLVSGGPELLGLLLPWFVLGLLAPGWLLEYALGRWAARGALAATGILGALYAVRVVAGMGESGLILALLAQLLLVGGLALLGQEATLARTGPHQDPWADLPSGEFDALTGVPLRRPLERRLRTLRRPVAVAVVEVDDLPELERGGGPLLVQTVRAHLARTLAATTRTGDPVAYLGEGTFAVLLPTTDPLAVRVVAERLRLRVASRPLAGRVVTVSVGLAVGTGAEALARAEAALRDAQAGGGHRVEVAPD; encoded by the coding sequence ATGCGTGACCGCCTGCTCCCCCTGCCCGACCCGGCGTTCCGTCTGGGGGAGGGCGGGGTAGGCTCTCCCACCCGCACCGAGGAGGCCCGCCGCGCGGCCTACCAGTGGGCGCTGCCGATCGCGCTCCTCGCCGTGGCCGTGGGCCTGGCCCTGGTCTGGCCGCTGCACCCGGCGCAGACGGCGCTGTGGGGAGGATTGGCCACCGTGCTGGCCGTGACCCTGGTCCTCTCTGCCCTGCCGCGTTGCCCGGTCGGGGTGCTGGACCGGCTGCTGCTGCTGGGAGGCTGGAGTTTCCTGCTGGGGCGGCTGGGGCTGGGGTTGTTCGCACCGCACCTCGTGAGCGGCGGCCCGGAACTGCTGGGCTTGCTGCTGCCGTGGTTCGTGCTGGGGCTGCTGGCACCGGGGTGGCTGCTGGAGTATGCCCTGGGCCGCTGGGCAGCGCGTGGAGCCCTGGCCGCCACGGGAATCCTGGGGGCGCTCTACGCCGTCCGGGTCGTGGCAGGCATGGGCGAGAGCGGCCTGATCCTCGCCCTGCTCGCGCAACTGCTGCTGGTGGGGGGGCTGGCCTTGCTGGGGCAGGAGGCCACGCTGGCCCGCACCGGTCCTCACCAAGACCCCTGGGCGGACCTGCCCTCCGGCGAGTTCGACGCGCTGACGGGTGTGCCGCTGCGGCGCCCACTGGAGCGGCGGCTGAGGACGCTGCGCCGTCCGGTCGCGGTGGCGGTGGTGGAGGTGGACGACCTGCCAGAGCTGGAGCGGGGGGGCGGCCCGCTGCTCGTGCAGACGGTGCGGGCGCACCTGGCCCGCACGCTGGCGGCGACCACCCGCACGGGTGACCCGGTGGCGTACCTGGGGGAAGGCACCTTCGCCGTCCTGCTGCCCACCACGGACCCCCTCGCCGTGCGGGTCGTGGCCGAGCGGCTGCGGCTGCGGGTGGCCTCGCGGCCCCTGGCCGGGCGGGTGGTCACCGTGAGCGTGGGCCTCGCCGTGGGGACCGGGGCAGAGGCGCTGGCGCGGGCCGAGGCCGCCCTGCGGGACGCGCAGGCCGGGGGCGGGCACCGGGTCGAGGTGGCGCCGGACTGA
- the rplS gene encoding 50S ribosomal protein L19, with protein MQSQVKVNRGAILRSVEQGHIKTDHPEFQPGDTVRVETKVVEGNRTRNQAFEGVVIAVNGTGSRKSFTVRKISFGEGVERVFPFSSPLVAKVTVLERGKVRRAKLYYLRELRGKAARIKSDRSRVMKDAARSQQAKAAALAAQAAPAETATEAQSDFTPVETLGE; from the coding sequence ATGCAGAGTCAGGTCAAAGTGAATCGCGGCGCGATCCTGCGCTCGGTCGAGCAGGGGCACATCAAGACGGACCACCCCGAGTTCCAGCCCGGGGACACCGTGCGCGTGGAGACGAAGGTCGTCGAAGGCAACCGCACCCGCAACCAGGCCTTCGAGGGCGTGGTCATCGCCGTCAACGGCACGGGCAGCCGCAAGAGCTTCACGGTCCGCAAGATCAGCTTCGGCGAGGGCGTCGAGCGCGTCTTCCCGTTCAGCAGCCCGCTCGTCGCCAAGGTGACGGTGCTGGAGCGCGGCAAGGTCCGCCGCGCCAAGCTGTACTACCTGCGCGAACTGCGCGGCAAGGCCGCCCGCATCAAGAGCGACCGCAGCCGCGTGATGAAGGACGCCGCCCGCAGCCAGCAGGCCAAGGCCGCCGCGCTCGCCGCCCAGGCCGCTCCCGCCGAGACGGCCACCGAAGCGCAGAGCGACTTCACCCCCGTCGAGACGTTGGGCGAGTAA
- a CDS encoding DUF47 domain-containing protein, whose translation MVLSKFMPKNPQFSAKFAQAARNAHVTAQALVELLENYTDVEAKVNRIRDLEHEGDRISREVTNMLAESFIVPFDREDIIALNDELDDLVDSMEDAARKLSLYGVERPLPQMAQLARVVEGQCALLAQGMPLIESKDRVRELAALAQQIRALEDEGDTISDHVQRELYVGVHDVPGMIRAMRGGEIVDLIEDASDQAQRVAKTVESILLKNA comes from the coding sequence ATGGTTCTGTCTAAATTCATGCCCAAAAACCCGCAGTTCAGCGCCAAGTTCGCCCAGGCCGCCCGCAATGCCCATGTGACGGCCCAGGCGCTGGTGGAACTGCTCGAGAACTACACCGATGTCGAGGCCAAGGTGAACCGCATCCGCGACCTCGAACACGAGGGGGACCGCATCAGCCGCGAAGTGACCAACATGCTGGCCGAGTCCTTTATCGTGCCCTTTGACCGCGAGGACATCATCGCCCTGAACGACGAACTCGACGATCTCGTCGACAGCATGGAGGACGCCGCCCGCAAGCTCAGCCTGTACGGTGTTGAGCGTCCGCTGCCGCAGATGGCGCAGCTCGCGCGGGTGGTGGAGGGGCAGTGTGCGCTGCTCGCGCAGGGCATGCCCCTGATCGAGAGCAAGGACCGCGTGCGCGAACTCGCCGCGCTGGCGCAGCAGATCCGGGCGCTCGAGGACGAGGGCGACACCATCAGCGACCACGTGCAGCGCGAACTGTACGTGGGGGTGCACGACGTGCCGGGCATGATCCGGGCGATGCGCGGCGGCGAGATCGTCGACCTGATCGAGGACGCCTCCGATCAGGCGCAGCGGGTCGCCAAGACGGTCGAGAGCATCCTGCTCAAGAACGCCTGA
- the lipB gene encoding lipoyl(octanoyl) transferase LipB has product MREAAFGTVDLGRLSYREAWDVQHEVHAQVAAGGRPQLLLVEHPPVLTLGRKAREGGNIVVTRDYLAAQGIEVLEVERGGDVTYHGPGQLVAYAIFPVGRRVADFLRLLEGATIAALRDLGLSDARPNPGYAGVYMEPREVNGRVYEQKIASFGVAVQRGVALHGLALNVTTNLQHFDLIVPCGLTDTHMTSVEREYERRGLDRMAEMDTARAALTRAFHTTFETYDWTLPTAAAGG; this is encoded by the coding sequence GTGAGAGAGGCGGCATTTGGCACGGTGGACCTGGGGCGGCTCTCGTACCGCGAGGCGTGGGACGTGCAGCACGAGGTCCACGCGCAGGTCGCGGCGGGCGGGCGGCCCCAGCTTCTGCTGGTGGAGCACCCGCCCGTGCTGACGCTGGGCCGCAAGGCGCGGGAGGGCGGCAACATCGTCGTGACGCGCGACTACCTCGCCGCGCAGGGCATCGAGGTGCTGGAGGTCGAGCGCGGCGGCGACGTGACCTACCACGGCCCCGGCCAGCTCGTGGCCTACGCGATTTTTCCGGTGGGTCGCCGGGTGGCCGATTTCCTGCGGCTGCTGGAAGGGGCGACCATCGCGGCGCTGCGCGACCTCGGCCTGTCCGACGCCCGGCCTAATCCCGGTTATGCAGGCGTGTACATGGAGCCGCGCGAGGTGAACGGCCGCGTCTACGAGCAGAAGATCGCCTCCTTCGGGGTGGCGGTGCAGCGCGGGGTGGCCCTGCATGGGCTGGCGCTCAACGTCACGACCAACCTCCAGCATTTCGACCTGATCGTGCCCTGCGGCCTCACCGATACGCATATGACCAGCGTGGAGCGCGAGTACGAGCGGCGCGGGCTGGACCGCATGGCCGAAATGGACACGGCGCGGGCGGCCCTCACGCGGGCCTTTCACACCACCTTTGAAACCTACGACTGGACGTTGCCCACGGCGGCAGCGGGAGGCTGA
- a CDS encoding alpha-amylase family glycosyl hydrolase encodes MKRFQQMGRAGAVAALTLTLAACGTLNNPSRSADTDWRDDAIYFALTDRFANGNPANDNGANRNAGDRADRTNPLAWHGGDFAGLKAKIEEGYFKRMGFTAIWISPVVLQVPAIETGSGPHQGRPFAGYHGYWAEDFFRVDPHFGTLDEYKDLIRTAHRNDIKIIQDVVVNHAGYGAKLVTEKPGWFRTGEQCGKDDVTQCLAGLPDFRQEVPEVTKYLNDFVSYWQRETGIDGLRIDTMKHVPDDYWRQFFAAGGAGDPRKLWSVGEVFDPSPARLAHFMNDLGAPSVFDFPLYFAIKDQLSTPNGDLGRVADVFAQDGAYRDPTRLTTFVDNHDVRRFVSEVQAKGGSAPQAAERLDLALSLIYTSRGTPSVYQGTEIAQPGLGDPYDHPAGQGNREDMNFAALTGSTLDERLGALAAARQKYPALTRGAQQELWRPNGGAPVLAYRRVLSGERPVVAVLNNGDTPLDLATLPGGGIPLLGTFGGGALTEITGRASDLRVEGGRLVGTVPARAALAVSGTAGSAGTVNARLPEVSGVTARAGDGAAELRWTAPADPAVTGYRVYARTGSGAERLLNFAPLPREQTTYLVRGLANDEQTTFRVVTVDAQGAESRGVTVAATPSANNTVRVTFTVDARSQGNGPIELRRFDTGQQVEYPMTQVSRGVWKTDIELPLFREVKFKFGSDHPRAKNSGYEGPDQPDRSYVVGTAGNSYSGTYDFITRPVPDAVIEGRVTGEGQALEGALVEATSADPKVNYALTFPDGSYTLFVPAGAQTLKATAEGLAEATRQATAPATGVDFALVPAGAQGPQVGKYRIDGDLSDWSAPKISVQSPGEGVFGADNNWLTLRADSDAQYLYLAYTYRVSGNSAILYLDYKSGGAAQADRFEAWRQAATFSGGMGGVDAFIARYGNEAAEVRRVESDTATPEVAASGYTIGTSGTLPAQTVELAIPWTSLGLSGPPAAGVNVVGGIFGGEGYGAGDIIPDAGSTPPGANTIGSDAEQRRATFTAPVTVR; translated from the coding sequence ATGAAACGCTTCCAGCAGATGGGGCGTGCGGGCGCCGTGGCGGCCCTCACCCTGACCCTCGCGGCCTGCGGCACCCTGAACAACCCTTCCCGCAGCGCGGACACGGACTGGCGCGACGACGCGATCTACTTCGCCCTGACCGACCGCTTCGCCAATGGCAACCCTGCCAACGACAACGGCGCGAACCGGAACGCCGGGGACCGCGCCGACCGCACCAACCCGCTGGCCTGGCACGGCGGCGACTTCGCGGGCCTGAAGGCCAAGATCGAGGAAGGCTATTTCAAGCGGATGGGCTTCACCGCGATCTGGATCAGCCCGGTCGTGCTTCAGGTGCCCGCGATCGAGACGGGGTCGGGACCGCACCAGGGCCGCCCTTTCGCGGGCTACCACGGCTACTGGGCCGAGGACTTCTTCAGGGTGGACCCGCACTTCGGAACCCTGGACGAGTACAAGGACCTGATTCGCACCGCCCACCGCAACGACATCAAAATCATTCAGGACGTGGTCGTGAACCACGCGGGCTATGGGGCAAAGCTGGTCACCGAGAAGCCCGGCTGGTTCCGCACGGGCGAGCAGTGCGGCAAGGACGACGTGACCCAGTGCCTCGCCGGGCTGCCCGACTTCCGGCAGGAGGTGCCGGAGGTGACCAAGTACCTCAACGACTTCGTGAGCTACTGGCAGCGCGAAACGGGCATCGACGGGCTGCGGATCGACACCATGAAGCATGTCCCCGACGACTACTGGCGGCAGTTCTTCGCGGCGGGCGGCGCGGGCGATCCCCGCAAGCTGTGGTCGGTGGGTGAGGTCTTCGACCCCAGCCCGGCGCGGCTGGCGCACTTCATGAATGACCTCGGGGCACCCAGCGTCTTCGACTTCCCGCTGTACTTCGCCATCAAGGACCAGCTCTCGACCCCGAACGGCGACCTGGGGAGGGTGGCCGACGTGTTCGCGCAGGACGGCGCCTACCGCGACCCCACCCGGCTGACCACCTTCGTGGACAACCACGACGTGCGGCGCTTCGTGAGCGAGGTGCAGGCCAAGGGTGGCAGCGCCCCGCAGGCCGCCGAGCGCCTCGACCTCGCCCTGAGTCTGATCTACACCTCGCGCGGCACGCCCAGCGTCTATCAGGGCACCGAGATCGCGCAGCCGGGTCTGGGCGACCCCTACGACCACCCGGCGGGCCAGGGCAACCGCGAGGATATGAACTTCGCGGCCCTGACGGGCAGCACGCTCGACGAGCGCCTGGGGGCGCTGGCCGCCGCCCGGCAGAAGTATCCGGCCCTGACACGCGGCGCCCAGCAGGAGCTGTGGCGACCCAACGGGGGCGCTCCCGTCCTTGCCTACCGCCGGGTCCTCTCCGGCGAGCGGCCTGTCGTGGCCGTGCTGAACAATGGGGACACGCCGCTGGACCTCGCCACGCTGCCGGGCGGCGGCATCCCGCTGCTCGGCACCTTCGGGGGCGGGGCGCTGACGGAGATCACCGGACGGGCCTCCGACCTGCGGGTCGAGGGCGGGCGGCTGGTGGGCACGGTCCCCGCCCGCGCGGCGCTCGCGGTCTCGGGCACGGCGGGCAGCGCGGGCACCGTCAACGCCCGGCTCCCTGAGGTGAGCGGCGTGACCGCGCGGGCCGGGGACGGCGCGGCCGAGCTGCGCTGGACGGCCCCCGCCGACCCCGCCGTCACGGGGTACCGGGTCTACGCCCGCACCGGGAGCGGCGCCGAGCGGCTGCTCAATTTCGCCCCGCTCCCCCGCGAGCAGACGACCTACCTCGTGCGCGGCCTCGCCAACGACGAGCAGACGACCTTCCGGGTGGTCACGGTGGACGCGCAGGGCGCCGAGAGCCGGGGCGTGACGGTGGCCGCGACCCCCAGCGCGAACAACACGGTCCGGGTCACCTTCACGGTCGACGCCCGCAGCCAGGGCAACGGCCCCATCGAGCTGCGGCGCTTCGACACCGGGCAGCAGGTCGAGTACCCCATGACCCAGGTGTCGCGCGGGGTTTGGAAGACCGACATCGAGCTGCCCCTCTTCCGCGAGGTCAAGTTCAAGTTCGGGAGTGACCACCCCCGCGCGAAGAACAGCGGCTACGAGGGACCCGACCAGCCCGACCGCTCTTATGTGGTGGGCACCGCGGGAAATAGCTACAGCGGCACCTACGACTTCATCACCCGGCCGGTCCCTGACGCCGTGATCGAGGGCCGCGTGACGGGTGAGGGGCAGGCGCTGGAGGGGGCGCTGGTCGAGGCCACTTCCGCCGACCCGAAGGTCAACTATGCCCTGACCTTCCCCGACGGCTCGTACACCCTCTTCGTTCCGGCGGGAGCGCAGACCCTCAAGGCGACAGCGGAGGGCCTCGCGGAGGCGACCCGGCAGGCCACCGCCCCCGCGACGGGCGTGGACTTCGCGCTGGTGCCCGCCGGGGCGCAGGGGCCGCAGGTCGGGAAGTACCGCATCGACGGCGACCTGAGCGACTGGTCGGCTCCCAAGATCAGCGTGCAGAGTCCGGGCGAGGGCGTCTTCGGGGCGGACAACAACTGGCTGACGCTGCGGGCCGACAGCGACGCCCAGTATCTGTACCTCGCCTACACCTACCGGGTGTCGGGCAACAGCGCCATCCTGTACCTCGACTACAAGAGCGGCGGCGCGGCGCAGGCCGACCGCTTCGAGGCGTGGCGGCAGGCGGCGACCTTCAGCGGCGGCATGGGCGGCGTGGACGCCTTTATCGCCCGCTACGGCAACGAGGCCGCTGAGGTCCGGCGCGTGGAGAGCGACACCGCCACCCCGGAGGTCGCGGCGAGCGGGTACACCATCGGGACCTCCGGCACGCTGCCCGCCCAGACGGTGGAGCTGGCGATCCCCTGGACCAGTCTGGGGCTGAGTGGTCCCCCGGCGGCGGGCGTGAATGTGGTGGGCGGCATCTTCGGCGGGGAGGGCTACGGCGCGGGCGACATCATCCCCGACGCGGGCAGCACGCCCCCCGGCGCGAACACCATCGGCAGCGACGCCGAGCAGCGCCGGGCGACCTTCACCGCGCCCGTCACCGTTCGCTAA
- the lipA gene encoding lipoyl synthase codes for MTQQDKPVQDREVKFIKNGIYRKDSVPVREKKPEWLKVTIPTGQVYGEVRKIVKEHRLHTVCEEAMCPNIGECWSRGTATFMLMGHVCTRACRFCAVDTGNPMGKLDLDEPMQVADSVRLMGLKYVVLTSVDRDDLPDGGAYHFAKTVQAIKKLNPETRVEALTPDFGGNPHCVDLVLESGVDTYAQNLETVRRLTHPVRDIRASYERTLGVLQHAKQARPDVITKTSIMLGLGETREELRGAMADCRAAGVDVLTFGQYLRPTMHHLPVERYVSPAEFEEIREEAMAFGFLEVVSGPLVRSSYKAEQIVMDKPGNLPEHLAHLDAGSELSLI; via the coding sequence ATGACCCAGCAGGACAAGCCGGTGCAGGACCGGGAAGTCAAGTTCATCAAGAACGGCATCTACCGCAAGGATTCGGTGCCGGTGCGCGAGAAGAAGCCCGAGTGGCTCAAGGTGACCATCCCGACCGGGCAGGTCTACGGCGAGGTTCGCAAGATCGTCAAGGAACACCGCCTGCACACGGTCTGCGAGGAGGCGATGTGCCCCAATATCGGCGAGTGCTGGAGCCGGGGGACGGCCACCTTCATGCTGATGGGGCATGTCTGCACGCGGGCCTGCCGCTTCTGCGCGGTGGACACCGGGAACCCGATGGGCAAGCTCGACCTCGACGAGCCCATGCAGGTCGCCGACTCGGTGCGGCTGATGGGCCTGAAGTACGTCGTATTGACCTCGGTGGACCGCGACGACCTGCCCGACGGCGGCGCGTACCACTTCGCCAAGACGGTGCAGGCGATCAAGAAACTCAACCCGGAGACGCGGGTCGAGGCCCTCACGCCCGACTTCGGCGGCAACCCGCACTGCGTGGACCTCGTGCTGGAGAGCGGCGTGGACACCTACGCGCAGAACTTGGAAACCGTGCGCCGCCTGACGCATCCGGTACGCGACATCCGCGCGAGCTACGAGCGCACGCTGGGGGTGCTGCAACACGCCAAACAGGCCCGCCCCGACGTGATCACCAAGACCAGCATCATGCTGGGCCTGGGCGAGACGCGGGAGGAACTGCGGGGGGCGATGGCCGACTGCCGCGCCGCCGGGGTGGACGTGCTGACCTTCGGGCAGTACCTGCGCCCGACCATGCACCACCTGCCCGTCGAGCGCTACGTCTCCCCCGCCGAGTTCGAGGAAATCCGTGAGGAAGCGATGGCCTTCGGGTTCCTGGAGGTCGTGTCCGGCCCGCTGGTGCGCTCCTCGTACAAGGCCGAGCAGATCGTGATGGACAAGCCGGGGAATCTGCCCGAGCACCTCGCGCACTTGGATGCGGGGAGCGAACTCAGCCTGATCTGA
- a CDS encoding GNAT family N-acetyltransferase has translation MPELVPPSERYKESFLAAVREAQADGSGLGDTLSLDVAALEADFPSFLDSLRRFEPGRELPEGFVHSEYRWLVEGDGYLGRVSIRHTLNQRLREFGGHIGYEVRPSARRQGRATLALRLALERARELGLERVLVTCDVDNLGSRRVIEANGGVLEYEGRVPDHPSPLRRYWITL, from the coding sequence ATGCCCGAACTCGTTCCCCCGTCGGAGAGGTACAAGGAGAGCTTTCTGGCCGCCGTGCGCGAGGCCCAGGCAGACGGCAGCGGCCTGGGCGACACCCTGAGCCTCGACGTGGCCGCGCTGGAGGCCGACTTCCCCTCCTTCCTCGATTCCCTGCGCCGCTTCGAGCCGGGCCGCGAGCTGCCTGAGGGGTTTGTCCACTCCGAATACCGCTGGCTGGTGGAGGGGGACGGGTACCTGGGGCGGGTGTCCATTCGCCACACGCTCAACCAGCGGCTGCGCGAGTTCGGCGGGCACATCGGCTACGAGGTGCGGCCCTCGGCGCGGCGACAGGGGCGCGCGACCCTCGCCCTGCGGCTGGCGCTGGAGCGGGCACGTGAACTGGGCCTGGAGCGCGTTCTGGTCACCTGTGACGTGGACAACCTGGGCTCGCGGCGGGTGATCGAGGCCAATGGCGGGGTGCTGGAATATGAGGGGCGGGTGCCCGACCACCCCAGCCCCCTGCGGCGCTACTGGATCACCCTTTAG
- a CDS encoding HAD hydrolase family protein has product MTRPPERPRPHALPLLLAFDLDGTLIPEMGREVPAPTAAALARLRGLGVRVAVITGRDSAPRPVLEAAQPDAVATNNGGRVELGGELHREARFTVEELRAVLAHELEDARVVVFMPSGLYAELPPGRPPEAWMVERGVRPLADAPTDEPALKVGFYHPGVADFAARLRESHPHLVLTGAQPPYSEFLTVTPTGAHKGAALTLIAEGLGIELERTVVFGDSDNDVAMLELAGYAVQVGQLPLLTPHAHAQVSGPEALGAYLEGLADRLEGAEAPPA; this is encoded by the coding sequence GTGACGCGCCCGCCCGAACGCCCCCGGCCCCACGCTCTGCCCCTGCTGCTCGCCTTCGACCTCGACGGCACCCTGATTCCCGAGATGGGCCGCGAGGTGCCCGCGCCCACGGCGGCGGCGCTCGCCCGGCTGCGGGGGTTGGGGGTGCGGGTAGCGGTGATTACTGGGCGGGACAGCGCCCCCCGCCCCGTGCTGGAGGCCGCGCAGCCCGACGCGGTGGCGACCAACAATGGGGGCCGGGTGGAACTCGGCGGTGAGCTGCACCGCGAGGCCCGCTTCACGGTGGAGGAACTCCGGGCCGTGCTTGCACACGAGCTGGAGGACGCCCGCGTGGTGGTCTTCATGCCCAGTGGCCTCTACGCCGAGCTGCCGCCCGGCCGCCCGCCCGAAGCCTGGATGGTCGAGCGCGGCGTGCGTCCCCTCGCGGACGCCCCCACGGACGAGCCCGCCCTGAAGGTGGGCTTCTACCACCCCGGCGTGGCCGACTTCGCCGCCCGCTTGCGCGAGTCGCACCCGCACCTGGTGCTGACCGGGGCGCAGCCGCCCTATTCCGAGTTCCTGACGGTCACCCCCACCGGGGCACACAAGGGCGCGGCCTTGACTCTGATCGCAGAGGGGCTGGGGATCGAACTGGAGCGCACGGTCGTTTTTGGCGACAGCGACAACGACGTGGCGATGCTCGAACTCGCCGGGTACGCGGTGCAGGTTGGTCAGTTGCCGCTGCTCACGCCCCACGCCCACGCTCAGGTCAGCGGCCCGGAGGCGCTGGGGGCCTATCTGGAAGGGCTGGCGGACCGGCTGGAGGGGGCAGAGGCCCCACCCGCCTGA